TCGGCGCGATTTCAGCAGGAAAACTACGCCGCAGCCATTCAAGAGTTACAAGCCGGCTTGAAATTAAAACCCAATGTTCCGGGTGCTTTATTTGATTTGGGAAATGCTTACTACAAGCTCAATCAATTTCCCCAAGCTATCGCAGAGTATGAAAAAGCCTACGCCCAAGAGAAAAACTTTTGGCCGGCGATTAACAACATTGGATTAGTCAACTACGAAAAAGGCGATACTGAAGGAGCGATTCAGCGGTGGAAAACCGCCGTGTCCATTGACGACAAAGCAGCCGAACCAATGCTAGCCCTAGCTGTCGCCCTTTACACAAAAGGCGACCGAGAACAGGGCTTAGCGATGGGAGAAGCGGCGCTAAAATTAGACAGCCGGTATGCAGATATAGAGTTTCTCAAAGAAAATCTTTGGGGAGAGCGCTTGCTCCAAGACACCCAAAAATTCTTAGAAACGCCTCGTATCCAAGCCTCCCTAGCTCAAAATCAAGACGCTCCTACGCCTCCTGTCATGTCGCCCTAAAGCATTTAGATTTTAGATTTTGGATTAGGTAAGAATCTAAAATCTAAAATCTAAAACCCACTTTAATCCTTGGGCAGCAGAGCCATAATTCGATCAACAAACTCTTGGTGATCGACAACAGGTTTGGAGATATACCCATCTGCTCCACTCTGCTCTAGAAATTGTTCGCGATCACCGGCCATCGCATGAGCCGTCACCAGGATAATGGGCAGACTAGCCGTTTGTGGGTCTGACTTTAACATTTGAGTGATTTTGATGCCATCAACCGCTCTGCCCTTATAAACACTGCGAGCGAGGGAGACATCCATCAAAATAATGTCCGCTTCCCCAGCTTGGGCAATTTGCATCACCTCTTCCACATTTTCGGTATGCTTTACGGCTAAGCCGCCCCGTTTGGTCAGGATCTTAGAAAATACTCGTGCATTGACCTGATCGTCCTCCACAATCAAAACGGTTTTCATTTTGAACTTCCCACTGGATACCCATCTAAACTTGTTTAGGACTGGAGAAAAGCTGGGCGTTGCCGCCAGCTACAGAACAGTCATGTCCCCGTTTATAAGCGACCGACACCGTTAGCATAACGTGGTCGCAGGGCACAGCATTCGTCCGAAAAACTTGGGGTTGAGCCACAAAGTTATGAGTTTGAATGCCATGCGCTAAGGGGCACACAATAAAGGACATCCGTACCTCCTCGCCTATCCCTACCAGTATGTCTTGTCTGTGTGCTACCTAGCCAGAAGGCTGAAGGCAGAGCCGGCCCGTAAAATCACCAGAAGTGTTTCACAGGTAGAAATTTTGGCAAGCTACTCTTATAGTCTAGGTTTAAAGACCCATCGAAAGTTAGTCGATCAAAAAAGTATTTCTCAAGCTATTTTCCCAAACCGGCATTAATTGATTAAATTCCCACAGAAACAATTTTTGTGAAGACTGGGGTGCGATGCGATGCTACCGTCAGCCGGCGTGAATAAAGTGGTTGAAGGTGCTTTCGTTTGAGAGATCAGTGATTTTCTATGTTCAAAGCGACCTCAGCCGGTGCCTTCGCCCCCACCAGAGAATCTATAACAAACCATCAAGCACCGGCACAGAAGTCTGATCGAGACCAAGTCTTCCGTTACGCTAGATGACATGGCTAAAATTGCACGACACTGTTAAAAGTTGGGAATTAAGGAACTGAACTCATGGCCAAACAGTTGAACTTGCTCTCGACAGGACAGGTGATCTCCACTGCCCTGCACACGGAGATGCAACAGTCCTATCTTGAATATGCCATGAGTGTGATCGTCGGGCGGGCACTGCCGGACGTTCGCGATGGCTTAAAACCCGTCCACCGGCGAATTTTGTACGCTATGCACGAGTTGGGGCTGACACCAGACCGGCCCTACCGCAAGTGCGCCCGTGTGGTCGGGGATGTGCTGGGGAAATATCATCCCCACGGAGATCAGGCGGTTTACGACGCCTTGGTGCGGATGGTGCAGGAGTTTTCGACGCGCTATCCGCTGCTAGCCGGTCATGGCAACTTTGGTTCGGTGGACAATGACCCACCGGCAGCCATGCGATACACCGAAACTCGCTTAGCGCCGGTAAGCCACGAGGCGATGCTGGCTGAAATTGACGCGGCGACGGTTGACTTCATTGGCAACTTCGATAACTCGCAGCAAGAGCCGGTGGTGTTGCCGGCGCAACTGCCGATCTTATTGCTCAACGGTTGCTCTGGGATTGCGGTGGGGATGGCTACCAATATTCCTCCCCACAACTTGGGAGAGATTGTTGATGGTTTAATTGCTTTAATTGACCGGCCCGATTTGCCCGATGAGAAGCTGTTTGAGCTGATTCCGGGGCCAGATTTCCCCACCGGCGGCGAAATCGTCGAGACAGAGGGAATTCGAGCCGCTTACACCACCGGCAAGGGCAGCATCTCTGTCCGGGGCATTGCTCAAATTGAAGAGGTTCAAGGAGGACGAGGCCGGCACAAGCGCATGGCAATTGTGGTGACTGAACTGCCATTCCAAGTTAATAAAGCGGCTTGGATTGAAAAGATGGCAGAGTTAGTCAATCAGGGGCGAATTGAGGGCATTTCTGATATCCGCGATGAGAGCGATCGTGAGGGGATGCGTGTAGTCGTTGAACTCAAACGAGAGGTAGAGCCTCAAAACATCCTGCATCACCTGTACCACCAAACGGCGCTTCAGTCTACCTTTGGGGCGATTTTGCTAGCGATTGTGGAGGGTCAGCCCCGCCAGCTGACGCTGCGGGAGTTGTTGCTGCAGTTTTTGAATTTCCGAGAGCAGACGCTGACGCGCCGGTATAGTCACGAACTGAATAAGACTGAGGAACGGCTGCACATTGTTGAGGGTTTGCTCAATGCGTTGGGAAATCTCGATGCGGTGATTGACATTCTCAGAAATGCGCCAGATGGCACGACTGCCAAGATCGCTTTTCAGAATCAGCTGAATTTGAGTGATCGGCAGGCAGATGCGATTTTGGCGATGCCTTTGCGCCGGCTGACGGGTTTGGAACGGCAGAATTTGCAGACAGAGTTTGCGGAACTCACGCAGCGCCGGCAGGAGTTGCAACTGTTGCTGGGTGATCGTCAGGAACTGCTCAAAGCCCTGAAAAGAGACTTGAGATCCCAGAAAAAGAAGTATGGCGATCCGCGCCGCACCCGGATTTACGGAAATAAGCCGGCACAGCGGCAGAAGGGTAAAGCATCAGAGGAGAAAGCCGGCACGGGAACGAAAGAGAAAGGCAGAAATAAGTCAGACTCACCGCCGTTGCCTGTGTCCCCCGTTCCCTCTCTTCCTTTCCCAGATGAAGAAACGGTTCTGGAATTCACGCACCGGGGATATGTGCGCCGGCTGCCGGTGGCGGCGTTGCAGCAGCCTACTCGCGGTCGTAAAAAGAGCAAGGGCGCGGAGTCTGTGCCGAGTAATCAGGACTTTTCGGTTCAGACTGAGTTGGCTAAGACAGGGCAGGATGTTTTAGCCTTGACTCGCACCGGCAAGGCTTTTGCAATTAAGGTTGGGGACATTCCACCGGCAACGGGTCGGGACGCGAAGGGCAAGCCGTTTGTGACTTTGCTGCCTCAGTCTGTCCACAACGATCCTGAAGCGATTGCGGCGCAATTTATTATCTCAGATTATCTTGACAGTATGACGCTGATTATGCTAACGCAGCAGGGCCGCATTAAGCGGATTCCCTTATTAGAGTTGGCCAATATGACAGGTCGAGGTCTGACGGTGATGAAGTTGAAGGATGACGATTTGCTCATGTACGCAGATCTGGCGGGTGCCGACGAGGAGGTGGTTTTGGCTACTTCTGGAGGCCGGCTATTGCGCTTTGCGGTGAATGAGGAGCAGTTGCCGGTGATGGGGCGCACGGCGCAGGGTTATCAGGCATTGCGCTTGCGGAAGCAGGAGCAGTTGGTTGGTTGTGCGACAATGGGGACGAATAAAGATTTGTTGCTGGTGACTGAGTTAGGGTTTGCGAAGCGGTTGCCGATACACTTATTGAGACCGGCAAATCGGGGAGAAATTGGGACTCAGGCGTTGCAGTTTACCACCAAGAGTGATTCCTTGGCGGGAATCGTGCCGGCACCTAAGGATGCTTCTGTGATGTTACACACTTCTGCGGATCGGTTGGTGAAGTTGCCGATTGCTGAGGTGGCGATCTGGGGTAAAGATGGTATCGGAGATCGGGTGCCGTTGCTCAATCCTGGGGAGAAGGTAATTTCCCTGACACTGTGTTCCCAGGAGTTGGGGTAGAGATGATTTTGCTGCCGGTTAACATTTAAAGTTATTACGAACAAAGCCCGCACCAGCGGGTTTTTTGTTGGTGATCAGGGGAAGCCGGTGTAGGTGAATGCTGCCCAGCAGAAGGAGAAATCTACACGACAAAGCAATTGCAGCCGTTCTAGGGCTTTGTAGATTTTGGTAGCTGCCTTGGCACGGTTCTCGAACTTTGGCTCAATTTATCTTAAATATTTTTAGCCAGACTGCCTTTCAAAGCGTTCTAACAATTCCTGACGAGATAAATTCAGAAGTAAATGAAAATATAACGCTTCATCCTAAATCTCTTTAATTATTTGCCTTAATTACTCAAGTTTAGCTAAACTTAAAGGAGTAATTTATTCAAAACATTCATTCATTTTTTATGCCAAGATTCAATACCTTCAACACTACGACTATGATTTATTACATAGATTTTGAGCTTTGATATAAAAGTTTATATCTGAAGATACATTTGCTGACAACCATACTGATAGAATTTGCCATATTTATTCTGATAAACCTTCAATCTTTGGAAATATCTCATCAAGTTATTTAAAATTTTAAGAAATTGGGAAATATCGGTTTCTTTAAAAGCTTGTTTATTATAGAAAAGATATAAAGTAGAAAAATGTTTGTGATTCACAAAAATTTTACCCTCATGTTTAAAAGCACTGAGTAACCGTTTCTCAAAACCAGCAATATTAAAATCTGCTGTTATATAAGCGTTCAGAGATTCTCCCGCCCCCTCCTTCATTAATCTTGGGGCTTCAAATGCCTCTAAATAAAATACATCCGGTGCAGTTCCTCCGGCTAAGCGGGTGTAAATGACAGACATATACTCACTGTTAATAACTTCATATTTAACTTTGATATTGGGGTGCTTTTATTCAAATTTCTGAATGAGCTTTTTGAGAAGCCGCTGTTCGCTGAGATTGCTTTGCCAACCGGCAAGTGTAACAACTTGTTGAGCAGGGATTGTCTCTTTCGTCCTACAGCCTGCTAAAGTTATAAACGCAAGTATCGAGATCGCAAAATCGGCTAACCTTCTTGCCCTCATTATTAAATTTCCTAATTTTGTGACTTCTCATATATTTTAGAAATATCGGGTGAACAGATCCGATCTCCCTCAACTTTCCAGATGTAGTAGATATTGACCGCCGTGGCAAAAGTTGTTATCAAAAGTATTTACAAAAGTTTTCCCGGTCGCAAAGGTGAAAACAAGTCCATCTTGCGGGACATCAATTTAGAAGTGCCAGATGGCCAATTTATGGTGCTGGTCGGGCCGTCTGGTTGCGGGAAAAGTACCCTGCTGCGCTTAATTGCGGGTTTAGAAGAAATCACCGGCGGCGAGATTCAAATCGGCGATCGCCTCGTCAATGAATTGCCTCCCAAGGAACGCGATATTGCGATGGTGTTTCAGAACTACGCCCTTTATCCCCACATGACAGTTTATGACAATATTGCCTTTGGGCTGCGGCGCACAAAATTGGGCAATGGGGAAAATGACTCATTTGAAAAATTGTTCGCCGGCATGACGCGATCACTGCCAAAAAATCTGCGTTACCTGTCACCGCAAGAGAAAGCAGTTGACACGCAGGTGGCAAGGGTTGCCCAGCTATTGCAAATTGAATCACTCCTCGACCGGCTGCCGAAACAGCTATCTGGGGGGCAAAAGCAGCGAGTTGCTCTTGGACGAGCGATCGCCCGCAACCCCCAAGTCTTTTTGATGGATGAACCCCTATCGAACCTAGACGCTAAACTCCGCGCTGAAACCCGCGCTCAAATCGTCAAACTACAACGCCAGCTCGGAACAACAACGATTTATGTCACCCACGATCAAACTGAAGCGATGACAATGGGTGATCGCATTGCGGTTATGTATGCCGGCCAAATTCAGCAAGTGGCAAAGCCTCTGGAACTCTACAACCGGCCTGTAAATCGCTTCGTTGCCGGCTTCATTGGCTCACCTCCGATGAACTTTCTGCCGGTGCAGTTTCAAGCACCCTTGTTGCTCTACCAAAACCAGTTCCGCCTCACGCTCCCAGACACTTGGGCACCGGCGCTGGAAAAGTACAGTGGCCAATCACTGATTTTAGGCATCCGTCCAGAACACTTAAACATTAGTCTGCCGGCGCTGAAAAATATCCAAGTTCAAGTTGATCTGGTGGAATCCCTCGGCGCGGAAACGCAACTTCATGTCAGTCCCGTCGAGAATGCCGGCAATCCCTCAATGCTACAGGTGCGAATTGAGCCAGATCGTCTTGTAAGTGCCGGTGAGCAACTTTGGCTAGCGATCGCACCGGACAAAATTCATTTATTCGACCCGGAAACAGGCATCGCGATTTTGCCTTAGCGGCTTACAATCTCTTTTTCTTGTGTGGCGGTGAAATCTTGTCAGAGTTATTAGAATCGGCTGCTTGTTGCACCGCCTGGGATTCTTTGTTACATTTATTTACACAACTTAAAAAAATGTAGCTAAAGGTCATTCATCTTTATGCAAAAAGAAAATCGCAACGCTTGGCGCTTTGGCTTCACCCCCGGTGCCGAGAACTGGAACGGTCGTCTGGCAATGATTGGCTTTGCCGGCGCAATGATTCTGGAATTAGTGACTGGAAAAGGTTTGCTTCACTTCTGGGGCTTAATCTAATTCTTCAAAAGCTTCTAATATCAAATTGGATTCATCTCTTGTAAAGAGAAAAAATCGTAGGTACTAAGAATGCCGGTATAGCCAACACTCAGTTTTTCAACCTCTACAATCTCCAAAAAAAAGTAACTGGGAATTCCAAAGGGAACGCCCAGTTTTTTTTAAAATTTACTAATAGCTAATCGCTAATTATTCAGCGATTAGCCATTAGCGATACTAGCGAATATATTCTTTGAGAATGCTATTGCGATTGGGATGGCGCAACTTCCGCAATGCTTTGGCCTCGATTTGCCGAATCCGTTCGCGTGTGACGTTGAATATTTGACCGATTTCTTCCAACGTCTTCATGCGCCCATCATCCAAGCCATAGCGCAAACGCAAAACATCACGTTCACGGGGGCTGAGGGTGTCGAGGACACTTTCAAGGTCTTCCCGGAGTAGATTTTTAGCAACTTGATCTTCCGGGGTTTCTCCGTCAGATTCAATAAAATCTCCCAAGCGAGAGTCTTCTTCTTTCCCGATAGGGGTTTCTAGAGAAATCGGCAACTGCGCGGACTTGGCAATAAACCGCAATTTCTCAATGGTCATCTCCATGCGAGTGGCGATTTCCTCTTCAGTGGGCTTGCGGCCCATTTCTTGGGAAAGTAATTTGGTAGTTTTCTTAATTCGAGAAATTGTTTCGTAAAGATGAACAGGAAGACGAATGGTGCGCGACTGATCAGCGATCGCACGGGTAATTGCCTGACGAATCCACCAAGTCGCATAGGTTGAGAATTTATAACCTTTTTCATGGTCAAACTTCTCAGCCGCCCGGATCAAACCCAGACTGCCTTCTTGAATCAAGTCTTGGAATGACAGACCTCGATTCATATACTTTTTCGCAATCGAAACCACCAACCGGAGGTTAGACTGCACCATTTTCTCTTTCGCGCGCCGGCCTAAATGCAGGCGACGACGAAACTCTTGCAATGGCATCTTCACCGCTTCAGCCCATTCCGCATCATGGGGAATCCGAGCCAGATCATCGTAGAGTTTCTCGCGTACACGCTCTAATTCAAGCAGATCGGCAATCTTACGCGCTAGCTCAATTTCTTCGTCAGCACGTAACAGCCGAATTCTGCCGATTTCTTGCAGGTAGAGGCGAATTGAGTCTTCTGTATAATGCTTTTTCTTAGCCTGGGCTTTCCGCCGGCCAGAGCGAGCCTTCCCAGACTTCGCGTCCTCATCATCAGACTGAGCATCTAAAAAGGCTTCTTGGTCGCCGGAGTCGGCACCAAGCAAGTCATCTTCTGCTTCTTCAATTAAAAGATCTTCTAACTCGATCTCAGGCTGGGTAAAATTTTCCAGCTCAGGCTGATCAAGGGTTGCAAGTACGTTGTTAGCCTGGGTCATGCTGCGTTCCTCATGCTCCTTCATGAAACAATCAATAACTGGATAGCTTGCTCGATAGAGCTCTATACAAAATAGCCGGTTACAGCTTTTTACAAGCGCTCAATGGCTTGAACAACTGCGGGCTAGTTAACTGGAAGATAAACCCCTTCGTCGCCACCATATATGTCGGCATATAGCGAGTGTGGGATAAGTAAAGGTTGGATCTTGCTCAGACCTCTCCGATTGTAGCCTTTTTCACAAAAATAGCACGCTACTTTGTTGGCTTAATTGTAGTTTCCAAGAGTCCTGCCAAGCTAGCTTGGTTTACATCAACCATGTCATCTTAGATGAACACTTGAAAAGCCTGCAAGATGCTTGGTATTTGGATAAGCGCGATTCTGAAATGAGAATCTCACTCAACCGTTGTGCTCTAATTCCACTAGCAAGTCAGTGGTAAAAAAGCAATTCGGTTTTGCCATCTGAGTTGATCAGGAAACCGATAATCATTAATGCACCCATATTTACCCTGTATCCTTGAACTTCATACGCACTTTGCGCTTTAATCAAGCCGATTTGCTGGGATCTACAGTAGATAATTTCAAACTGCTTTCTGCAATTGCCTCTTCATGCGCTCCACAAGCGCAGCATCGCAGTCACAGCATTCAGTAAATTAACTCAACCCAAACTCTGGTGTGGGAGAGTTGGAGCGTTGGTGCCGGCAGCGTGTTAGCCACAAGAGCGCAGTTGATGTCTCAATTCGCCAACTTCTGTTTTGAAGCATACTGCCCACCGGCACTACCCCTTTTTAACTCATTTAGGCCGTGTCTTGCATTCTGTTAAATACTACTTAAATTTTTGACAAAATTCATCGTGCTTTCCCGTAAATACCTCATCCAATCTTGCTTGGGTGGGTAAGATGCCAGTTTGTTGGGAGCCGAGAAGGCGAGAAACTGGCACAATGTCCGCTAACTTACTGTATCCATCCCTGTGAAGGTGTCTCCTTTTCAAGCGTCCGACCCCAACCGCTTGTTAGCAGCCTTAACTGGGGAAGTCTCTGAAGTACCCACTAGACAGGGCTTTTTGGGGTCAATTCCCCGACGCCTATTTAATCCTTGCGTCTTTTGCTCTGGTTCGTTAAAATCCTCATCCCTATTTTTAATTGAGACGGTTTCACTGAACCGGACACTTAAGCCAACTACTTTCCGCTATTCTAATGAATCCTTTTGAGAGTTGACAGTGGGTAACTTTCAGAAATTAACATTTCTCATCCCAATCGCGGAGTTTTTGCCTGAAAAAGAGTCGGTTGAGCGTGCTTCTCCCGCACCCGGTTGTCTGAGAATCCAGCACCTTTGGTGACTTGAATCGCTGTGCCGGCTTTGGAAAGGAAGGTTGAACACCCCCTTCAAAACAAGCTTGGGGGAAATCTGTAACCGGCGAAAAATAAAAGAGTCTTATCAGGTGTCACTCCCAGCACAAATCGGGGGTTATCAGGTTTTTCTGACCGGCAGCACACTTCTATTGCTAATTAGGTAGGGCAAACAGCCCCTTACAGGCTAAGAGAAGAACGTCGCCTCTGCGCTATTACTTATATTACCCATTCTTTCTAAAATAAACTGCCCCCGACTGCTGAGACGCCTCAGATATCTTACCAAGGTAACAAAAACGCTAAGCGAACTTTAAGAACTGAGACTGTAAGCAGCCTGCCGGTGCTGTACTAATCGGGATATAAGAAAGATATTGTAGCGCGAAGATCGGTAAATACTTAATTGGCTTCCAAATCTACACAGAAATTTTAAAAAAAGCAAATGAGTCTTGTTTTTTCCTTGCGACTTTTTATGCTAATCACACGTTAATTAGTTACAGAGTGCGCTTTTTTCTTGCTGACTTTTTTTCACTTTTTGTTTTGCTAGGAGTATATATCCCTTCAAATCAAGAGAAATATTAATTCACTGGCCATCCCAAGCGAGTGGGTTGCTCATAAATCCGCTTAAGCGTGTTGATGTCTCTAGCGGAAATGGGGGGTGGGTTGCGAACTTGAGAAAAATAGAGCGTGTCGGTTTCCAGAGGGCTGTGGCCCCAGATTCCCAAAGCATGGCCAAGTTCGTGACGGGCGGCTGCTTGGATGTAAGGGCCGGCCTGGTTAGGACTTAATAAGATTGTGAAGCGGTGGGACAGCATTGCCGGTGAGTCGGCTTCCTGGCTGATGTAAAACTCATAGCGGGTTTCAGCCGAACGAGCGCGAGTTAGGTTGCCATCAGGAGACATTCGCAAGGGTGGACGCCGGTGCCAAATCGCAATATCTGCCGTTTCTGAGTCTTTGACGATGTCTAAGGGTAAATATAAGCTCCATTCCCGCACCGCTTGCAAGACAACGCTGGCCCATTGCTGGGATGAGGGAGAACCGGCTGCCTCGATAAAAACTTTAACTGGAAATAGGGACCAGATGAGATAGCCAACTGGCAGCGATTTCACCTCGGAGAAATAATCGCCGCTGCCAGTCGGATCTTGCCACTGGGCAAGCGAGGGGGGCAGGGGGTGCGCCTGTAGGGGCGGTAAGGCTGTCGGTGGGGATGTTGTCTCTTCTAAGCTCAAAATCCGATTTGTATGGCCGGCCTGTGGGTGCCATTGCTGCGCCCCGATCGCTGTTTCTTGTGCTAAAACACCATAACAGCTGCCGGTGGGGGCGGCAGCTGAGAGAGTGATATTAATCAAGATAACGAGCCAAACTGTGCTGGTGGCCAGAAATACCAGTCTTGTCCTTTGCCTGTTACGGGAGACAAGGGACAAAAAAATGTCTTTCAGCTGACTTATTTGCCCAGCCACCCGGCGCTCAAAATCACCGTTAAGCCCATAAAAATGATACTGAGACCCCAAGTAATGCGATTTAGTGAGGTTTCGGCACTCTTGGCGCTTGTGAAAAGTTGGGCTTGTCCGCCAATGCCCCCGATGCCATCACCTTTGGGGCTGTGCAGCAACACAAATACAATCAAGCCAAGTGCGGACAAGGCCCAGATAATCTGCAAAAAGCTAACAATGGTCATGGTGTTGTCAGTTATTAATCAGTAATGGCTCATCGGTAATGAGTCATGAGCAACTCAGGATGAATGACTTATGACTCATTTACCGATTTCCATCTTATAGACGAATCCGCACCGGCGTGCGATTTGCGCGGGATTCAAATTCTACTGGCTCTATCATAGATCGGCCAGTCATTTCCGAGGGTTGAGGCAGTTTCAAAATTTCTAAAATCGTGGGGGCAATATCCGCTAAGCAGCCATCGCTTCGCAGAGAAACTTCGGTTCCATGCCCTGGAATTTTCAACCCCTCCCCTTCTACTAAGATAAAGGGCACCGGATTCGTGGTGTGAGCTGTCCAGGGGTTTCCTGCTTCATCTCGCATACATTCAGCGTTGCCGTGATCAGCAATGATGATGGCAGTGCCGCCGGCACCAATGATACTGCTCAGCAAGCGACCGAGGCACTTGTCAACCGTTTCAAGGGCTTTGACCGTGGGTTCTATTTGGCCGGTATGCCCCACCATATCCGGGTTAGCGTAGTTGATCACCACCAGCGAGTACATACCTTTTTTAATGGCCGCGCTGGCCACATCCGTTACAGCCTCCGCTGACATTGCCGGTGCTTGGTCATAGGTGGCCACCATCGGACTTTGCACTAACTCTCGATCCTCACCCTCAAACGGCTCTTCCAGACCCCCATTAAAGAAATACGTCACATGGGCGTACTTCTCGGTTTCTGCAGTGCGAAGCTGCCGTAGACCGTTTTCGGCGATCACTTCTCCCAAAATTTTAGTCAGGTTTTGCGGCTCGAAGGCGACCAACACCGGCAGTTCCGAATCGTATTGAGTGAAGGTCACAAACGACAAGGGACGAATGAGTTCGCGTTCAAACCCGTTAAAATTCTCGCTGACAAAGGCGTGGGTAAGCTGCCGCGACCTGTCTGGGCGGAAGTTATAGAAAATCATCCCATCTTTGGCTTCCACTGCTCCCGGTGCAATGCGAACCGGCGCAATGAACTCGTCTGTGATTCCCTCGTTATAAGAAGCTTGCAAGACCTCTAAAGCTGAACGGCCATCTCCAGGGCCATCCTGAGTCATCACATCATAGGCGCGCTTGTTGCGATCCCAGCGGTGGTCGCGATCCATACTGTAGTACCGGCCACTAAGGGTGACGATCTGCCCAATTCCAATACGCTCAATCGCATCTTGAATTTGCCCGATCGCTTGCATTCCCTCTGTTGGCGAAGTATCCCGACCGTCTGTGATCGCGTGGATGCAAACCTCTGAAATGCCCTGAGCCTTTGCTAGCTTTAACAGTCCAAACAGATGGGAGATATGGGAGTGCACACCTCCTTCTGAGCAAAGACCCACCAAATGCAGCTTGCCGCCCGATTCCCGCACTTCTTGGCAAACTTTTAATAGGGCTGGATTCCTCAGCAACGAGCCATCTTCAACCGCATCAGAAATCCGCATCAATTCTTGCTTGACAACCCGACCGGCACCAATATTCATGTGACCCACTTCGGAATTGCCCATTTGGCCTTCTGGCAAGCCTACGGCTTTCCCGGAAGTGCGGATTAACGTTTTCGGATAGGCTGCCCAGAGGCTGTCCATCACGGGTGTGT
Above is a genomic segment from Microcoleus sp. FACHB-68 containing:
- the gpmI gene encoding 2,3-bisphosphoglycerate-independent phosphoglycerate mutase — encoded protein: MAQAPVCPVVLVILDGWGYREETDGNAIALANTPVMDSLWAAYPKTLIRTSGKAVGLPEGQMGNSEVGHMNIGAGRVVKQELMRISDAVEDGSLLRNPALLKVCQEVRESGGKLHLVGLCSEGGVHSHISHLFGLLKLAKAQGISEVCIHAITDGRDTSPTEGMQAIGQIQDAIERIGIGQIVTLSGRYYSMDRDHRWDRNKRAYDVMTQDGPGDGRSALEVLQASYNEGITDEFIAPVRIAPGAVEAKDGMIFYNFRPDRSRQLTHAFVSENFNGFERELIRPLSFVTFTQYDSELPVLVAFEPQNLTKILGEVIAENGLRQLRTAETEKYAHVTYFFNGGLEEPFEGEDRELVQSPMVATYDQAPAMSAEAVTDVASAAIKKGMYSLVVINYANPDMVGHTGQIEPTVKALETVDKCLGRLLSSIIGAGGTAIIIADHGNAECMRDEAGNPWTAHTTNPVPFILVEGEGLKIPGHGTEVSLRSDGCLADIAPTILEILKLPQPSEMTGRSMIEPVEFESRANRTPVRIRL